The genomic DNA ATGCCGACCTTGTCCTCCAGCAGCGACTGGGTGTTCACATAGACCCGCGCCTTGGACTGGTAGCTGTTGGGAATGAAGGCCACGCCCAGCCAGCCCAGCATACACACGCCCCAGGCGACGCCCAGCGCCACCCAGCGGCGGCTCCAGATGCCGTGCAGAACGATCAGCAATTCGTCGTAAAGGCCCGCCATGGTCAGAACATGCTTTCAGGGATGATGATAACGTCACCGGGCGCGAGCAGCACATTGGCGCGCGTATCGCCCTTTTTGAGCAGGTCGTTCAGGCGGACCTGATATTCCTTCTGCTTGCCGGTCGCCTTGTCGAAGCGAACCAGCCGGCCGCGATTGCCCGCCGCATATTCGGACAGGCCGCCGACCGAGATCATCGCGTCGAGCAGCGTCATATTGGCGCGATAGGGGATGGAGGCCGGCTTTTCGGTCGCGCCGACGATCCGCACCTGCTGGCTGTAGGTGCCGTTGAAATTGTTGACGATCACCGACACCAGCGGATTTTCGATATATTGCGACAGCGCCAGCTTGATATCCTCGGCCAGCATCTTGGGCGTCTTGCCCACGGCCGGCATGTCGGTGATCAGCGGGGTGGTGATGCGGCCGTCGGGACGCACCTGCACCTTGGCCCCCAGTTCGGCGTTGCGCCATACGAAAATGGTCAGGTCGTCCAGCGGGCCGATAACATATTCCTCGCCCGGCCCCTCCTGCGTCGACACGAAGGAGGCAGGCGGCAATTGCGGCCCGGCCCCGCCCGACGCGCAGCCCGACAGGGCGACCGCGGGCAGCGAGGCGCCGATCAGAAGCCTGGAAACCGACTTGAAACGCATAACCTAACCCCTTTGTCGAGCCATGCGCGCGCGGCGACCGAAAAGGGGAAGGCCGCCCGCCATCACATGGCTTTGGACCTCTTCTTGCCCGGAAAGGGTAAAGATACCGTTAGGAGTTAAGTCCTGAGCAAATCAGCCAAGTAAAAGTTCACGAGGACTTGGATGGCCAAGAAATGCCGCAGGACTTGCCGATGCGCCATATGCCCCCGCCAGGAAGATGGCGACAAGATCGCCTTCGCCGACCGGCGGCAGCGCCACCTTCTCCCCCAGCCGGTCGATCGGGGTGCAGAGGCAGCCCACCACCGTCACCGGCTCCGCCGCCGGGGCCGCACCGAAATGATTGGCGAGCGCGATCGGATAGTTGCGGCGGACCACCGTGCCGAAATTGCCGCTGGCTGCGAGTTGATGATGCAGCCCGCCATCCACGACGACGAACGTCTCTCCCTGGCTGCGCTTCACATCGACCACGCGGGTCAGGTAGACGCCCGCCTCCCCCACCAGCCAGCGGCCCAGTTCGATGGCGAAATCGCTGGTCCGCACTATGTCGGGCAGGCTTTCCAGCACGCTGTCCAGCGCCACGCCGATCGGGCGAATGTCCAGCCGCTCGTCGCCGGGGAAATAGGCGAGGCCAAAGCCACCGCCCAGATTGACCAGCGGCGGGGCCGCGCCCACTTCGTCCGACAGCCGCGCGGCGAGCGCGATCGTCGCCGCCTGCGTCTCGATGATCGCCATCGCGTCCAGATTTTGGCTGCCCGCGAAAATATGCCAGCCCTGCCAGTCCGCCCCGGCGTCGATCATCGCCCGCGCCAGCGCCGCCGCCCGGTCGGCATCCACGCCGAAAGGCTTGGCCCCGCCGCCCATCTTCATCCCCGATCCCTTGAGGTCGAAATCCGGGTTCACCCGCACCGCGACGCGCGGCCTCTTGCCGACCTTTTCGGCCGCCGCCAGCGCGCGACGCCCTTCGCCCTCCGACTCCAGATGCAGCGTGACGCCAGCGAAGATCGCGGCCTCCAGTTCGTCATTGCGCTTGCCCGGCCCGGCGAAACTGATCCGGTCCGGCGCCATGCCGGCCGTCAGCGCCATCGCCAGTTCGCCGCCCGACGCGATGTCGAACCCGTCGACCTGCCCCGTCATCCGCGCCAGCAGCGGCGCGTGAGGATTGGCCTTCACCGCATAATGGAGATGCACCGCCTTTGGCATCGCCTCGCGGAAGCGGCGCACCTGCGCCTCGACAATGGCCATGTCATAGACGAACAGCGGCGTATCGCCCGCTTCGTCCACCAGGCTGGCCGCGCCGCAGCCGCCGATCAGCAACATGCCCTCTTCGTCCCCGAACCAGGCGGGAATCGGTCCCATCGGCTTCATGCGCCATAGGTTCCGGCAAGCGCGACCCGATCGATCTTGCCATTGGGATTGCGGGGAAATTCGGGAAGCACGATCATATCCTTGGGCTGCATGAAATTGGGCAGTTCCTGTTTGAGATGCGCGGCGACCGTATCGGCCGCCGCCGGGTCCGCCGACCGGATCAGCAGGCGCACCGCCTGCCCCAGCCGATCGTCCTTCACCCCCAACGCGACCGCTTCGGCAACGCCCGGCACAGCGACGGCGGCCTCCTCTATCTCGGTCGGGCTGATGCGGTTGCCGGCCGACTTGATCATCGCATCGTCGCGCCCGACGAAATAGAGCAGTCCGTCAGCATCACGGCGCACCGTATCGCCCGACCAGACCGCCATGCCGCCATAGCGCGACGCGGCGGGCGCGGGTTTGAAGCGTTCGGCGGTGCGCGCCGGATCGCGCCAATAGCCCTGCGCCACCAGCGGGCCGCAATGGACCAGTTCGCCCGGCTCGTCATCCTGCGTCACGCTGCCGTCGGGGCGAACCACCAAAATCTCCGCGAAGGGAATGGCACGGCCCATCGAATCGGGATGGCTGGCGACCAGCGCCGGCGGCAGGTATGTGGAACGGAACGCCTCGGTCAGGCCATACATGGGGTAAAGATCGGCCTGCGCAAACAGCGCGCGCAGCTTCGCCACCAGCGGGCGGGTCAACGCCCCGCCGCTGTTGGTCAGCCGCCGCAGCTTGCCCGCCACCTCGGCCGGCCAGTCCAGTTCGGTCAGTTGTACCCAGAGCGGCGGCACGCCCGCCAGCGTCGTGATATCCCGGCGGTCGACCAGCTTCATTACGTCGCGCGGGGTCAGATAATCGAGCGGATAGACGCAGCCGCCCGAAAACCATGTGGAGAGCAACTGGTTCTGCCCATAGTCGAAGCTGAAGGGCAGGACGCAGGCGGTGCGATCGTCCGGCGTGAGTTTCAGATAATCCGCCACCGCCACCGCGCCCAGCCAGAGATTGGCGTGGGTCAACACGACCCCCTTGGGCCGGCCGGTCGATCCGCTGGTGTAGAGGATCGCCGCCAGAGCATCCGGCGCAGCCGTCGAAGGACCAACCGCCTGCCCTCCGCTCATCGCGCAGGCGGCGTCCTCCTCGCGGTGGAGCCGGCACCCGGCCGGCACATCGCCCGGCTGGAGGCTGTCGAGCCGCGCCGCCGTGCCGATCAGCAAGGCAGCGCCACTGTCCGCCAATATGTGCGCGACCTGCCCATGTTTGAGCAGCGGATTGACCGGCACATGGACGAGGCCCGCGCGCGGCGCGGCCAGCGGCATCAGCGCGGCGACCGGCCCCTTGGCGATCCAGCTTGCGACTCGCGCGCCCGGTTTCAGCCCGAAACCGGCGAGCCAGCCGGCCAGCCGGCCCAGCGTCTGCTCCAGTTCCGCATAGTTATAACTGCCCGAACGGCCATCCAGCGCCGGCCGCACGGGATCTCCGCGCAAGAGCAGATGGTCGATCGGCCGCATTTGCGCGCCGTCGATCATCGGAACTGGATCAGGCACGGCCGTTTAACTCCATATGCAGATTCTTCTTCTATGCTCGCCCGCAACGGAGGCGGAGATAGTCGGTTGCGGGCGCCAAGGGAATATCACAGCCTCGAAGAAGTGCGGCAGGCTTTGGCCGGCCGGCTGGATCGCGGCGCTGTGCCCGGCTTGTTCGACCGGTTCGACTGGTTCGCGGCGCTGCACCGTCGCTGTTTTCCCGACAGGCCGGTACGCGTCCTCCAGGCCGAGGAAGATGGGCGCGAAGCCTGGCTGTTCCTCCTCTCCCCCGCCCCGCGCCGGGTCAGCGCGCTGGCCAACTGGTATAGTTTCTGCTGGTCGCCCCTCTTCCTGGGCGAACCGGACGCAGCCGCGCAGCAACGATTGCTGGAGGCGATCGCCCGGCATCTGCTGGCGAGCAGCGCGCAGATCGACCTCTATCCGCTGGAGGATGCGGCGCCGTTGCTGGGGGCGCTGCGCCGCACCGGCTGGTTCGCGGTGCGGCGGACCATGGGCGGGCGCTATCTGCTCGATGTGAACGAGCGCAGTTTCGCCGATTACTGGGCGTCGCGACCCGGCCGGCTGCGCAATCTGGTCCGGCGCAAGAGCCGGGGCAGCCCCTTCGTCCTGTCGATCAGCGACCGGCTAACCGACGATCTGTGGCGCGACTATGTCGATGTCCATGCCCGTAGCTGGAAGGATGCGGAGCCGGCGGCGGGGCTGGATTTCCTCCACGACCTCGCCCGGCGGGAAAGCGCGGCGGGGACGTTGCGGCTGGGCTTTGCCCGGATGGACGGGCGTGCGGTCGCAACCCAGCTCTGGACCGTGGAACAGGGCGTCGCCCTGATCCACAAGCTCAGCCATGATTGTGCGTGCGACAGCGGATCACCCGGCACCCTGCTCAGCCATGCGATGTTCGCGCAGGCGATCGACCGGGATCGGGTCGCGCTGATCGACTACGGCACCGGCGACAATGGCTACAAGACCGACTGGATGGAGCGCCGTGCGCCGCTCCAGCGGATCGACGCCTTCAATCCCCGCTTCGCCTCCGCCTGGCTGCCGGCTGCGCGAACCGCCATTTCCGCGCTTGTAGGTTAGTCCGCAAGCCGGTAGGGAAGCGCCCATTATGCAGGGGCACAATAATCAGCCGGTCGACCAGACCCCCGATGTGGACAGCCTGATGCGGGCGCTGCTGCGCGACGTGCTGGGCCTGTCGCAGGATCGGGTCGATGCCTTCACCGCCGACACGCCGCTGTTCGGCGCGCTGCCGGAGCTGGATTCCATGGCCGTCGCGGGCCTGCTCACCGAGATGGAGGACCGCTTCGGCATCCTCATCGAGGATGAGGATATTGACGGCGACACGTTCGAAACATTCGGCACGCTCAGCGCCTTCGCGCAGGCGAAGGTCGGCTGAGAGTCTGTTTGGAAATCCGGCCTTCGCCGGATTTCCAAACTGTGACTTACGCCTCCACCAGTTCCTCGAAATCCTGTTCCGCCAGGAATTTCTCGACATCGAGCGCGGCCATGCAGCCCATGCCCGCCGCCGTCACCGCCTGCCGATAGATTTTGTCGGTGACATCGCCCGCCGCGAACACGCCGGGGACGGCGGTGCGGGTCGTGCCCTTTTCCACGATGATATAGCCTTCATCGAGCGGCAGCTTGCCGGTGAACAATTCGGTCGCGGGATGATGGCCGATCGCGACGAAGCCGCCGTCAGTGGCGACATGGCTCTTTTCGCCCGTCACCGTATCGGTCAGGTCGACGCCGACCAGCCCTTCGGGCGCGCCGCCGCCGACGAAACGGTCGACCGCCTTGTTCCACAGCACCTTGATATTGGGGTGGGCGTGGAGCCGCTGTTGCAGGATCTTTTCCGCGCGCAGCGTGTCGCGGCGGTGGATCAGGGTCACGTCCTGGCTGTGGTTGGTGAGGTAGAGCGCTTCCTCGACCGCGGTGTTGCCGCCGCCGATTACCACCACCTTCTTGCCGCGATAGAAGAAGCCGTCGCAGGTGGCGCAGGCCGACACGCCCTTGCCCTGCAAATGCTCCTCGCCCTCGACGCCCAGCCATTTGGCCTGCGCGCCGGTGCAGATGACCAAAGTGTCAGCGACATAGACCGTGCCGCTGTCGCCGGTCAGCCTGAACGGACGTTCGCTCAGGTCGACATCGACAATCTGGTCATACATCATCTGCGCGCCGACATGCTCGGCCTGCGCCTGCATCTGCTCCATCAGCCACGGCCCCTGGATCACATCCTTGAAGCCGGGATAATTTTCGACATCGGTGGTGATGGTCAACTGCCCGCCCGGCTGCATCCCCTGCACCACGATCGGCGCGAGGCCGGCGCGCGCGCCATAGATGGCGGCGGACAGGCCGGCCGGGCCGGAACCGAGGATCAACATGCGGGTCGAATGAGTGGCGGTCATGTCAGGCTTTCAAACTGCGATTCGGTGGGCGACAGAGATAGGCGGCAGGGCCGGACGTGCAAGCGAAGGATTTGCCTGGGCGGGTGCAAGCGGGGCTATGGCGGACGAATCGGGCGCCGGAACACGCCTGCCGGGTCACGGTCGCGGCGGGAAAAGGCGAACCGCGGCGGGGCTAGGATAGATCAGACGCAATCCTGTTTTGGGAAGGCGCTCGCGGCACTTAACGGGATTTTCAGCCTTCGACGGCAATGCTGACGCCATCGCCCCGCCGTCGCTGAAGAAACGCCGCCATGTCCTTTCTCGCCTCGTCCAGTCTCGGCCCCTTCGCCAGCGCCTATCCCCTGTCGCCAGCAATGCTGCGGCACAGGCTGATGGACCAGCCGCTATTGTCGATCGAGGCGCTGGCGAAAGCGGCGCTCGAACTGCCACCGGAATATGTCGAGCGCCGGATATCGAACGCCGTCAACGGCGGCGAATTCGCAATGGATCGATCAGACGACGCCGATGCCGCCGCCGTCATTCGGTCCATCAACAGCAGCGGCAACTGGGTCATGCTCCGCTTCGTCGAACAATTGCCTGCCTATCGCGACTTGCTTGACGAGGTGATGCAGGAGATCGGGCCGGCGATTTTGCCTTCGACCGGGCCGGGCCTGACGGTCAGGGGGTTCATCTTCATTTCCTCGCCCGGCACATTGACCCCGTTTCACTTCGACTGCGAATATAATATCCTGTTCCAGATCGCGGGCGACAAGCATTTCGCGACCTATCAACCCATGGCGCCCTGGCTGCCGCTCGACCGGCACGAGGCCTATTATGGCGCGGGCGACAATATGTTGCCCTGGAACGACGCCTATGAGGCGCAGGCGAATATTCACCCGCTGCGTCCCGGCGATGCGCTGTTCATCCCCTATGCGGCGCCGCACTGGGTGAAGGCAGGCGCGGAGCCGTCCATTTCGCTGTCGATCACCTGGCAGAGCGAATGGAGCCAGTCGGTTGGCGCCGCCATGCGGATCAATCCGTTGCTGCGCCGGTGCAGATTGCCCGCCGGCGACGTACCCATCTGGCCAAAGGCGCCGAAATGGCGTTCGCTCGGTTGCCGCGTTGCCCGCAAGGCAGGCCTGTTATGAGCATTCTGCCCGCCGCCAGCAGCTTTCAGGCAAGCAACAGCCATGAATGGCCGGCGGCGGATGTTGACCGGCCCATTGTCCGCATGGTGCGGCACGCCGATTTGACCGCGGACGACCGGGCGTGCTGGGCGGCCTTGTCCGCACAGGCCGGGGCAGCCAATATCTTTGCGCAGGACTGGTTTATGGACGCCGCGCTGAGCCACGCCCATGATGGCCGCGACGTGCTGCTGGCTGTCGTCAGCCTGGGGCGGGGACCATGGCTGGGCGTGATGCCGCTGATGGCCGAATGGCGGTTTGGACGCTGGCCCGCGCACATCTGGCACAATTGGTCGGCGACCAACCAGTTTCTGGGCACGCCTCTGGTGGCGGCGCAATCCGCCCATATCTTCTGGGACTATCTGCTCACCTTCCTCGACACGCGGGCAGGCGGCGAGATATTGCTGCATTTTGACGGGTTTGATGCAGATGACCCGGTCAGCATGGCGCTGTTCGACCATTGCCGGCAGGAAGGGCGCGCGCTTCACACCATCCAGTGCGTCGACCGCCCGGCCCATCGCGCCGGCGACGATGGAGCGGGGCGCGGCGACCCCAAAACACAAGGCCGCCTGCGCAGCCTGTTGCGGCGGCTGGAGCGCGATCATGGTCCCGTTGCGGTCACTTTGCTCGACCCGGCTCAACCATGCGCGCCCTGGATCGACGCCTTTCTGGAGTTGGAGGCATCCGGCTGGAAGGGACGCGCTGGCAGCGCTCTTGGCAGCGATCCGGCGACCGAGGCTCTGTTCCGCACCGTTATAGAACGCGGCCATGCAAATGGCAGCGCCCGGCTCGCCAGCTTGTCGACCGGTGGCCATGTGATCGCCATGTCGAGCTGGTTCGAATCCGCGACCTGGGGCCATGGCTTCAAAATGGCCTATGACGAGGGCTATCGCGCCTATGCCCCCGGCCAGCTATTGATGCATGATGTCAGCGACAGGATCGGACGCCGGCCCGACATGTCGTTCGACACCTGCGTCCCGCGCGGGGCGAACCATTATCATCGGTTATGGCACGGCAACCGCAGGATCATCGATGGCGCTGTCGCCATCGGCTCCCGCTGGCACCGTTTGCATTTTGATGCACTGATCAGGGCGCGGGCCGCTTATGCGGCGGTCAAAAACCATTTTCATCCCCCGCAAACATAGTAAGCGGGCGTCCCGACCCGACCGGCCGCTTTCCCTCAATCCAGCACGTTGGGCAGATCCTCAAACCCCTTGCGCAGCGCGGCACTCCAGCTTTGCGAGATCATCGCAAATTCTTCATTGTCCGCCTCTATGCGCGTGCGGACGCGGAAGTCGAAGGCGTCGGTGGGGATCACCGTCAGGTCGAGCGGCATCCCGACGGAGAGGTTGGAGCGCAGCGTCGAATCCATCGACACCAGCACCGCCTTGGTCGCGTCCTCCAGCGTGGTTTCACGCTTGATGATGCGGTCGAGAATCGGCTTGCCATATTTATGCTCGCCGATCTGGAAGAAGGGCGTGTCCTCGGTCGCTTCGATGAAATTGCCGGCGGAATAGATGAGGTAGAGGCGCGGCTTGCCGCCCTTGCGCTGGCCTGCGATCATGATCGACGCGCTGGAGCCGGAGCCGCCCATCTCGATATTTTCGCGATAGCGCTGCTGCATCTTCTGCATCGCTTCGCCCACGATCTGCGCCACGCGATGCATGGTGTCGCAATTGAGGATGGTTTCGACGCCGGGATCGAGCTTCGCTTCCTTGATCGCCTTGCTCAGCGTCGCCTTCACCCCCTGGGTGATGGACAGGTTGCCCGAACATAGGAGGGTGATCGCCCGTTCACCGGGAACATGATAGGTGAAACTCTTCCGAAAGCGCGCGATATTGTCCATGCCCGCATTGGTGCGGGTGTCGGACAGCATGACCAGTCCCTGGTCCACGCGCACGGCCACACAATAAGTCACGGCCCCCCGGCCTCCTGAAACTGGTTACTCTTCGGATGAAGGGGTAGCCTGCTGCTGCTGGCGCTGCAACTGCCGCTCCTCGACTCCGTCCTCCGCCTGCGCGATGCGAACGTCGGCGTCAATCCATATGTCGCCCGCCACCGTGACCGAACCGCGGATCGGCGCGGCTTCATCCGCGTCGAGGCCACTGGCAACGCGCAGATAGCGTTCGGTGACGCAGACGCGGTTGGACGGGTCGAAACCGATCCAGCCCAGTTCCGGCACAAAGGCTTCGGCCCAGCCATGAGTTTCGTGCAGCGCGTCCCCCTCTCCCGCGAGCAGATAGCCCGACACATAGCGGGCGGGGATGTCGATCGCGCGGGCGGCCGCGATAAAGACCTGCGCATGGTCCTGACACACGCCCGCCCCCAGCGCGAAGGCTTCGGCGGCGGTGGTGTCGGATGTGGTGACGCCGGCGCGATACTGGATCGCGTCGCTGACCGCCGCCGACAGCGCGTGGAGCGTGGCGAGTGGGCCATCCTGTTCGGGCAGGTCGCGCGCCATCGCGACGATGCCCGGCGATGCGCGGGTCAGGCGGGTGTCGCGCAGGAAATAGCGCGGATCGACCCGGCTGTGCAGATGGCCGACGACGCCATGGCTCTCGCGCGTCTCCACCAGCCCCTCCGCCACGATCACCGCATTGTCGAGCCGGTCGTGGCGAATCCAGATCGCTTCCTTTTCGCCATAGCTGTTGGGGTGGAAACCGGTCAGCACCTCGTCATTGACGCTGACCCGCCATTCCAGCACCTTTTGCGCGGGCGTGTCGACCGGCATCAGCTTCAGCCGCATCGCCACCCGCCCGGCGCTGGCGGCGTAGCGGTAGACGGTCTGGTGGCGGACGATCAGTTTCATCGGCGGCTTCCCCTTCCCTCCTCAGCCGAAATGATAGGTCTGGGCGATTTCGCTGCCCAGCCGGTTGGTCATGGTCAGACCATTTTGCACGGTTTCATGCAGGCCGCGGCGAAAGATTTCGCCGCTGTCCTGGCTTTCGAGGCCCGCGACCATATCCTTGACCGTATCGTGACATGGCCCCTTTGCATCATGCCAGCCGGCCAGCCGATTGAGACGATAGGCAAGCTGGTCGTAACAATAGGCGACGCTGCGCGGAAACAGGCGGTTGAGCATCAGGAAGTCGGTGATCTGCCAGGGCGTGTAGGTGCCGCCATAGACATGATGATAGGCGCGTGCGCCCGACAGCGCATAGAGTACCGAAGTCCATTGATAATGGTCGCGATTACCGCCGATCACCTCGGTTTCGGGGAGCAGCACATAATATTTAACGTCGAGCAGGCGCAGCGTCATCTGCGCCCGCTCCAGCGCGGAGCCGGCGCGCAGAAAGTCGTGGCCTTCATTGCGGAGCTGGCCCGAATGGGCGGCGCCACGAAAGGTCATCA from Sphingobium sp. CAP-1 includes the following:
- a CDS encoding XrtA/PEP-CTERM system exopolysaccharide export protein, whose product is MRFKSVSRLLIGASLPAVALSGCASGGAGPQLPPASFVSTQEGPGEEYVIGPLDDLTIFVWRNAELGAKVQVRPDGRITTPLITDMPAVGKTPKMLAEDIKLALSQYIENPLVSVIVNNFNGTYSQQVRIVGATEKPASIPYRANMTLLDAMISVGGLSEYAAGNRGRLVRFDKATGKQKEYQVRLNDLLKKGDTRANVLLAPGDVIIIPESMF
- a CDS encoding pyridoxal-dependent decarboxylase, exosortase A system-associated, coding for MKPMGPIPAWFGDEEGMLLIGGCGAASLVDEAGDTPLFVYDMAIVEAQVRRFREAMPKAVHLHYAVKANPHAPLLARMTGQVDGFDIASGGELAMALTAGMAPDRISFAGPGKRNDELEAAIFAGVTLHLESEGEGRRALAAAEKVGKRPRVAVRVNPDFDLKGSGMKMGGGAKPFGVDADRAAALARAMIDAGADWQGWHIFAGSQNLDAMAIIETQAATIALAARLSDEVGAAPPLVNLGGGFGLAYFPGDERLDIRPIGVALDSVLESLPDIVRTSDFAIELGRWLVGEAGVYLTRVVDVKRSQGETFVVVDGGLHHQLAASGNFGTVVRRNYPIALANHFGAAPAAEPVTVVGCLCTPIDRLGEKVALPPVGEGDLVAIFLAGAYGASASPAAFLGHPSPRELLLG
- a CDS encoding acyl-CoA ligase (AMP-forming), exosortase A system-associated, whose amino-acid sequence is MIDGAQMRPIDHLLLRGDPVRPALDGRSGSYNYAELEQTLGRLAGWLAGFGLKPGARVASWIAKGPVAALMPLAAPRAGLVHVPVNPLLKHGQVAHILADSGAALLIGTAARLDSLQPGDVPAGCRLHREEDAACAMSGGQAVGPSTAAPDALAAILYTSGSTGRPKGVVLTHANLWLGAVAVADYLKLTPDDRTACVLPFSFDYGQNQLLSTWFSGGCVYPLDYLTPRDVMKLVDRRDITTLAGVPPLWVQLTELDWPAEVAGKLRRLTNSGGALTRPLVAKLRALFAQADLYPMYGLTEAFRSTYLPPALVASHPDSMGRAIPFAEILVVRPDGSVTQDDEPGELVHCGPLVAQGYWRDPARTAERFKPAPAASRYGGMAVWSGDTVRRDADGLLYFVGRDDAMIKSAGNRISPTEIEEAAVAVPGVAEAVALGVKDDRLGQAVRLLIRSADPAAADTVAAHLKQELPNFMQPKDMIVLPEFPRNPNGKIDRVALAGTYGA
- a CDS encoding GNAT family N-acetyltransferase gives rise to the protein MRAPREYHSLEEVRQALAGRLDRGAVPGLFDRFDWFAALHRRCFPDRPVRVLQAEEDGREAWLFLLSPAPRRVSALANWYSFCWSPLFLGEPDAAAQQRLLEAIARHLLASSAQIDLYPLEDAAPLLGALRRTGWFAVRRTMGGRYLLDVNERSFADYWASRPGRLRNLVRRKSRGSPFVLSISDRLTDDLWRDYVDVHARSWKDAEPAAGLDFLHDLARRESAAGTLRLGFARMDGRAVATQLWTVEQGVALIHKLSHDCACDSGSPGTLLSHAMFAQAIDRDRVALIDYGTGDNGYKTDWMERRAPLQRIDAFNPRFASAWLPAARTAISALVG
- a CDS encoding acyl carrier protein, with protein sequence MQGHNNQPVDQTPDVDSLMRALLRDVLGLSQDRVDAFTADTPLFGALPELDSMAVAGLLTEMEDRFGILIEDEDIDGDTFETFGTLSAFAQAKVG
- the trxB gene encoding thioredoxin-disulfide reductase: MTATHSTRMLILGSGPAGLSAAIYGARAGLAPIVVQGMQPGGQLTITTDVENYPGFKDVIQGPWLMEQMQAQAEHVGAQMMYDQIVDVDLSERPFRLTGDSGTVYVADTLVICTGAQAKWLGVEGEEHLQGKGVSACATCDGFFYRGKKVVVIGGGNTAVEEALYLTNHSQDVTLIHRRDTLRAEKILQQRLHAHPNIKVLWNKAVDRFVGGGAPEGLVGVDLTDTVTGEKSHVATDGGFVAIGHHPATELFTGKLPLDEGYIIVEKGTTRTAVPGVFAAGDVTDKIYRQAVTAAGMGCMAALDVEKFLAEQDFEELVEA
- a CDS encoding transcription factor jumonji, JmjC, which gives rise to MSFLASSSLGPFASAYPLSPAMLRHRLMDQPLLSIEALAKAALELPPEYVERRISNAVNGGEFAMDRSDDADAAAVIRSINSSGNWVMLRFVEQLPAYRDLLDEVMQEIGPAILPSTGPGLTVRGFIFISSPGTLTPFHFDCEYNILFQIAGDKHFATYQPMAPWLPLDRHEAYYGAGDNMLPWNDAYEAQANIHPLRPGDALFIPYAAPHWVKAGAEPSISLSITWQSEWSQSVGAAMRINPLLRRCRLPAGDVPIWPKAPKWRSLGCRVARKAGLL
- a CDS encoding GNAT family N-acetyltransferase — protein: MSILPAASSFQASNSHEWPAADVDRPIVRMVRHADLTADDRACWAALSAQAGAANIFAQDWFMDAALSHAHDGRDVLLAVVSLGRGPWLGVMPLMAEWRFGRWPAHIWHNWSATNQFLGTPLVAAQSAHIFWDYLLTFLDTRAGGEILLHFDGFDADDPVSMALFDHCRQEGRALHTIQCVDRPAHRAGDDGAGRGDPKTQGRLRSLLRRLERDHGPVAVTLLDPAQPCAPWIDAFLELEASGWKGRAGSALGSDPATEALFRTVIERGHANGSARLASLSTGGHVIAMSSWFESATWGHGFKMAYDEGYRAYAPGQLLMHDVSDRIGRRPDMSFDTCVPRGANHYHRLWHGNRRIIDGAVAIGSRWHRLHFDALIRARAAYAAVKNHFHPPQT
- a CDS encoding peptidase, whose product is MTYCVAVRVDQGLVMLSDTRTNAGMDNIARFRKSFTYHVPGERAITLLCSGNLSITQGVKATLSKAIKEAKLDPGVETILNCDTMHRVAQIVGEAMQKMQQRYRENIEMGGSGSSASIMIAGQRKGGKPRLYLIYSAGNFIEATEDTPFFQIGEHKYGKPILDRIIKRETTLEDATKAVLVSMDSTLRSNLSVGMPLDLTVIPTDAFDFRVRTRIEADNEEFAMISQSWSAALRKGFEDLPNVLD
- a CDS encoding transglutaminase family protein; its protein translation is MKLIVRHQTVYRYAASAGRVAMRLKLMPVDTPAQKVLEWRVSVNDEVLTGFHPNSYGEKEAIWIRHDRLDNAVIVAEGLVETRESHGVVGHLHSRVDPRYFLRDTRLTRASPGIVAMARDLPEQDGPLATLHALSAAVSDAIQYRAGVTTSDTTAAEAFALGAGVCQDHAQVFIAAARAIDIPARYVSGYLLAGEGDALHETHGWAEAFVPELGWIGFDPSNRVCVTERYLRVASGLDADEAAPIRGSVTVAGDIWIDADVRIAQAEDGVEERQLQRQQQQATPSSEE
- a CDS encoding alpha-E domain-containing protein, with protein sequence MLSRTAENLFWMARYMERAEATARLLTMGQRMAILPGAHHRDEWRSVVRATGAGHQFPEGTIVTESDAVAWLMLDADNPSSIRSCLLKARANAKSARTMLTQDMWEALNEGWRKLDSYDVSEARQQLPTLIDWVKTRVMTFRGAAHSGQLRNEGHDFLRAGSALERAQMTLRLLDVKYYVLLPETEVIGGNRDHYQWTSVLYALSGARAYHHVYGGTYTPWQITDFLMLNRLFPRSVAYCYDQLAYRLNRLAGWHDAKGPCHDTVKDMVAGLESQDSGEIFRRGLHETVQNGLTMTNRLGSEIAQTYHFG